The sequence below is a genomic window from Blastocatellia bacterium.
ACTATACTATGCCTGTGTATTTGATCATGAAGCAAAATTTGATGAATGATTTTTACATAGATTTTACGAAAGGAGATTTAAAGCCTATGGCACCAACTTTTGTCCGAGAGCTAACGCCTGAGGAACGAGCCACTCTCCAAGAGTGGATTAAACATCCCCCTTCGCAGGATCACTATCTCCGGGCGCGGATGATTCTTCTTTCGGCCGATGGCTATGCTGTCCCCGAAATCGCCAAGAGGTTGGGACGGCACGAGAGTCGGGTGCGGATGTGGATTCGACAGTTCAACAAGTGCGGGATTGAAGGATTGCTCAGTTCGAAGCCAAAAGGAGCGGTCTCCCGCTGTTCCGAGCAGGTACAACAGAGGATTCTCGATCTCCTCCTCATGCGACCGAAGGATCTCGGCCTGGACTTCCCCCGCTGGACCGCCGAGCGATTGCGCGAACGACTCATTCAAGAGAAGCTGGTGACGGACATCAGTTGTCAGGTAATTCGCCGCGTCCTGGAGAAAGCGAGCGTTCGCGCCTGATCGGAATCTCCTCCCCTGAGTGGGTCTTATGGGCAAGACCCACTCAGGTCTATCCTCACGTTCTCCCCGCTCAACCAAGCATTTGTCCCAGGGCGTAGAGGGGATCCCCACCCCGTCAGGGACCAACTATTTAGACTCCTGACGTCACTTGCATAAAAGGCCGGTTCCGCCAGCGACGTGGCGTGAAAATTCAACTCCAATGAGTACCAAATAGGGGCAGATAGCGTACTCCTTCGAAAGGACCATGACATATCCGGCCTGAGGAGAGCGCCCGTCGGGCATCGTTGGTCTGCTGCCCACGTCGGGGAAGGGGCGATAGCGGGTGCTCCGCTATCCGGGGGGCACGGCTACTCCACCGCCTGTGCGTGGCCTGCCTTGCCTGCCTGGCAGGCGGGGGATACTGATCTGTCAACATGTCATCTCTGCGCGAGGAAACGGGCTGTACAGAATCTTCTCATCCGATCCCGGCTTTGGTTAAAGACAACGGGCGTTAGTCCTCCCAGTGTTCTTCGCCGTCGTAATGCATGACGAAGGTCTCGCCGTCAACAACGGTTTCCAGGTGAACATCACGGCCCCAGAGTTTGTAGACATATTCCAGCGTCTTCTGAGCGTATTCGAGATCGAGTTCCACCCCCTCGTAGCGGTGGCGGAGATAGAGTTCGCGGTTGCCGTTATAGTCGCCGTCGTAGACCTCGATGTAGGGGAATCCGAGGTTGGTCATATCGGCCACGATCTGATCGCGCACCCGCTCCCAGCTCTTATCAGTGATGACCCATTCCTCCTCATCCCTCAGTTCGTAGAGATAGAGGTCGAGGTCCTCCACCAATTCTTTGGTGAGGTAGTTGCGGATGAAGGAGACGTCGTTTTCCAGCTCGCGCACCTCGAAGATTTTTTCTCGACCGGTGCCAGGGAGGCGACCGAATTTCTTCTGCTCTTCCTCGGTGGGATTATTCCAGCGGCGTTCGATGTCCTCGAAGATCCTGTAGCCGATGTAGTAGGGGTTCAAGCTTCCTTTGCGGGGCGACACGACGGCGGCGTGAAGCTCGGCGAAATCCAGGTACTCCTGGTCGGTCAGGTCCAGCTCGCGCATGATGCGGGAATGGAAAAAGCTGGCCCAGCCTTCATTCATTACCTTGGTTTGGAGTTGCGGGACGAAGTATTCCATCTCCTCGTGCATCATCGCCATGATGTCGCGCTGCCAGGGCTGGAGGATGGGTGAGTTCTTCATGATGTAGTAGACGAGGTCTTTCTCCGGCTCCGGGGGTTCGCGCCGGGGGCGGGCGTCTTCCTCCTCGCGCGTCGCCTCCGGGGGTTCGCCCAGCCGCAGCAGGTCGTCGTATTTTCCCGGAGCAGGCGTTTGCTTCGGAGGGCGCTTTTCTTCCTCTTCGGAGGACGCTTTCTTCCGACGGATGAAGAAGTCGAAGTCAATATGCTCCTGGATCGAGAGGACAGCGTCGAGAAATTCTTCGACGGTCTTTCGTCCGTAGGTGAACTCATACTCGCGGATGCGGTCGGCGTGCGTGGAGACCTCGTCCACCATGCGCCGGTTTGTGCGCGAGAAGTAGACGTTGTTCTTGAAGAAGTCGACATGAGCGAGAACGTGCGCGATGATCATCTTGTTCTGGGTGAGCGAGTTCCCCTCGAGCAGGAAGGCATAA
It includes:
- a CDS encoding helix-turn-helix domain-containing protein; the encoded protein is MAPTFVRELTPEERATLQEWIKHPPSQDHYLRARMILLSADGYAVPEIAKRLGRHESRVRMWIRQFNKCGIEGLLSSKPKGAVSRCSEQVQQRILDLLLMRPKDLGLDFPRWTAERLRERLIQEKLVTDISCQVIRRVLEKASVRA
- a CDS encoding SpoVR family protein translates to MSDPEIRELEKAIDRIWEKALELGLDPFPVHFEIVPATVMYEIGSYALPGRYSHWSFGKAYYKMKMLYDLGLSRIYEVVINTNPAYAFLLEGNSLTQNKMIIAHVLAHVDFFKNNVYFSRTNRRMVDEVSTHADRIREYEFTYGRKTVEEFLDAVLSIQEHIDFDFFIRRKKASSEEEEKRPPKQTPAPGKYDDLLRLGEPPEATREEEDARPRREPPEPEKDLVYYIMKNSPILQPWQRDIMAMMHEEMEYFVPQLQTKVMNEGWASFFHSRIMRELDLTDQEYLDFAELHAAVVSPRKGSLNPYYIGYRIFEDIERRWNNPTEEEQKKFGRLPGTGREKIFEVRELENDVSFIRNYLTKELVEDLDLYLYELRDEEEWVITDKSWERVRDQIVADMTNLGFPYIEVYDGDYNGNRELYLRHRYEGVELDLEYAQKTLEYVYKLWGRDVHLETVVDGETFVMHYDGEEHWED